A window of the Euzebya pacifica genome harbors these coding sequences:
- a CDS encoding Phenylacetic acid catabolic protein, protein MNSATAWTPLVGAWAEDLFLHGHDLARWITDYVDLEESLAVGSMSQEGLAHAANLWAALGHDSEWRDHKVYRSEPAEWGPSALCATRLLDWPATVVRGLLVAEGALTLLDRLESQVESLRHVAAVLAAEQRLHAHHWQRWVRVLGHDPATKDDFVKVLAAGCGAASDLFGALSTSSFTDDALLGELHVQWVTRVRAAIAAGGVEIPEMPSRSPRKQMEEHAPLAAILDGIRGVRTAHPDWNYEVVE, encoded by the coding sequence GTGAACAGCGCAACCGCATGGACCCCGCTGGTCGGGGCCTGGGCAGAAGATCTGTTCCTTCACGGACACGACTTGGCCCGCTGGATCACCGACTACGTCGACCTGGAGGAATCACTGGCCGTGGGTTCGATGAGCCAAGAGGGCCTCGCCCACGCGGCGAACCTTTGGGCTGCTCTCGGCCACGATTCCGAATGGCGGGATCACAAGGTCTACCGCAGCGAACCCGCCGAGTGGGGTCCGTCCGCGTTGTGTGCCACCCGGTTGCTGGACTGGCCGGCCACGGTGGTCCGGGGACTCCTCGTCGCCGAGGGCGCGCTGACACTGCTCGACCGTCTGGAGTCGCAGGTCGAGTCCCTTCGACACGTGGCGGCAGTGCTCGCCGCAGAGCAGCGGTTGCACGCGCACCACTGGCAGCGGTGGGTACGAGTGCTCGGTCACGACCCGGCCACCAAGGACGACTTCGTCAAGGTGCTCGCTGCTGGATGTGGCGCGGCGAGCGACCTGTTCGGTGCTCTATCCACGTCGTCCTTCACCGACGACGCGCTCCTGGGCGAGTTGCACGTCCAGTGGGTCACACGAGTTCGTGCAGCCATCGCTGCCGGAGGGGTCGAGATTCCGGAGATGCCGAGCCGGTCCCCGAGGAAGCAGATGGAGGAGCATGCCCCGCTGGCGGCGATTCTCGATGGCATCCGAGGCGTCCGAACCGCACATCCAGACTGGAACTACGAGGTCGTGGAGTGA
- a CDS encoding iron-sulfur cluster assembly protein, with amino-acid sequence MITTSLPRGGLEDGMTKTELIHQALNRVEDPEIAITLRDLGVLRDVEVSATCVDVRLVPTRVACPGRALMARRVREAVESVDSALETRLTWDHESWGSSDITPHGCSVLQEQGFVPESSADPVCPYCGSTNLRPEGSFGGSLCKRPFTCRNCGSTVDLLAGASLPIVSVS; translated from the coding sequence GTGATCACGACATCCCTGCCCCGCGGCGGGTTGGAGGACGGAATGACGAAGACCGAATTGATTCATCAAGCATTGAATCGCGTGGAGGACCCCGAAATCGCCATCACCCTTCGAGATCTGGGCGTGCTACGTGACGTCGAGGTGTCTGCCACCTGCGTGGACGTCCGGTTGGTGCCGACCCGGGTCGCGTGCCCGGGGAGGGCACTCATGGCGAGGCGGGTGCGTGAGGCGGTCGAGTCGGTGGACTCGGCTCTGGAGACACGCCTGACTTGGGACCACGAGTCCTGGGGCTCTTCCGACATCACTCCCCATGGCTGCTCGGTGCTGCAGGAACAAGGCTTCGTGCCTGAGTCCTCGGCTGACCCGGTCTGTCCCTACTGCGGCAGCACGAACCTCCGGCCGGAGGGCAGCTTCGGCGGTTCCCTGTGCAAGCGGCCCTTCACCTGCCGCAACTGCGGCTCCACGGTGGACCTGCTGGCAGGCGCCTCCCTCCCGATCGTGTCGGTGTCCTGA
- a CDS encoding FAS1-like dehydratase domain-containing protein — protein MRVERSHRPVFPPVTFVPGERLSTVNYARALGLQDAELLDVSAARSSGLGARPVLPAMFGFFLAVTTEDLTETLSFTWGRTLNVGIDVRWHGLPVTEEDQVAGRAMVVDAWERAGSRGGHRQFLRLRAGFARGDTPVCDWEVLFTESRDEPTMEPVDDHDPRDDQGVTALDPDGAGRELPQVVSPVVDRMMLARLSVALDNPDPLHLDDEVARKAGFDSVIGQGSAVVGMLHEPWRQANGLDVPFTLRSQQLRPYGLGDRLVAAGSVADDGSATVEVCDQEGNVIGRGSLQEGLR, from the coding sequence ATGCGGGTAGAACGCTCCCATCGGCCCGTCTTCCCGCCGGTCACCTTCGTCCCGGGTGAACGCCTGAGCACGGTCAACTACGCCCGGGCTCTGGGCTTGCAGGATGCCGAGTTGCTCGACGTCAGCGCCGCCCGGTCGTCTGGCTTGGGTGCCCGGCCTGTCCTGCCCGCGATGTTCGGCTTCTTCCTGGCGGTGACGACAGAGGACCTCACCGAGACCTTGTCGTTCACATGGGGGCGGACCCTGAACGTCGGTATCGACGTGCGCTGGCATGGCCTGCCCGTCACCGAAGAGGACCAGGTCGCCGGGCGTGCCATGGTCGTTGACGCCTGGGAGCGGGCCGGCTCACGCGGGGGCCACCGACAGTTCCTCCGATTGCGTGCGGGATTCGCACGTGGCGACACGCCTGTCTGTGACTGGGAGGTCTTGTTCACCGAATCGCGTGACGAGCCCACCATGGAACCAGTGGACGACCACGACCCTCGTGACGACCAGGGCGTGACCGCCCTCGACCCCGATGGTGCCGGGCGCGAGCTTCCACAGGTCGTGAGCCCCGTGGTGGACCGGATGATGCTCGCGCGCCTCTCCGTGGCCCTGGACAACCCCGACCCGTTGCACCTCGATGACGAGGTGGCGCGCAAGGCCGGCTTCGACTCGGTCATCGGTCAAGGGTCGGCCGTGGTCGGCATGCTGCACGAGCCCTGGCGGCAGGCAAACGGGCTCGATGTCCCGTTCACGCTGCGGAGCCAACAGCTTCGGCCCTACGGGCTCGGTGACCGGTTGGTCGCTGCGGGAAGTGTGGCCGACGATGGTTCAGCCACCGTCGAGGTGTGTGACCAAGAAGGCAACGTCATCGGCCGAGGGTCGCTGCAGGAGGGACTGCGGTGA